The genome window CCCGCGGAATCGCCGACCTTGCGGGCCCGAATCACCTCCTCGTCGCCATCGCGCTCGGGTTCGTCCTCGGCAACGTCGTGGGAGTTCCCGACCGACTCGCACCCGGAATCGCGACCCACAAGCTCTGGCTCGGCGCTGGCATCGTCCTCCTGGGGGCGTCGCTCTCGCTCGAGGCGGTACTCGAGGTCGGCGGGCCCGTTCTGGCGGTCGTCGTCGGCGTGACCGGGCTGACGCTGGTGCTCGTCGAAGTGCTCGCCCGAAACGTCTTCGGGCTCGCGAACCGGCTCTCGTCGCTGCTCGCGGCCGGAGCCAGTATCTGTGGGGTCTCGGCGGTCGTCGCCGTCGCGGGAATCGTCAGGGCGAGGGAGGGACAGATCGCCTACGCAGCCGCGACGGTGTTGCTGTTCGACGCGATCACGATCGTCGTCTACCCGATCGTCGGCGAGTTGCTGGGGCTGTCGGGAATCGTCTTCGGGATCTGGGCCGGCGTCAGTATGTTTTCGACCGGCCCCGTCGTCGCGGTCGGGTTCGCCCACTCGGACGTCGCCGGGCAGTGGGCGACGATGACAAAACTCACCCGAAACGCTCTCATCGGCGTCGTCGTCCTCGCGTACGCGAGTTACTACGCCCGATCTGGGTCGTCAAGTGCGAGCGACGGGCGGTCGCTCGGGCTCCTCTGGGCGGAGTTTCCGAAGTTCGTCCTCGGGTTTCTCGCGCTCGCCGTCCTCTCGTCGCTCGGCGCGTTCTCCCCCGACCAGCAGGCGTCGATCGAGAACGCCTACGGCTGGCTGTTCTTGCTCGCATTCGTCGGACTCGGCACGGAAATTCGGCTCGCCACGCTCCGTAATACCGGCTCGACGCCGGTGGTCGTCGTGCTGGTGGCGTTTCTCGTCGCGAGCGCTCTCTCGCTGGGCGTCCTCACGGTGCTTTTCTGAGAGAGGTCTCGAGCCGCCAACCGACGTCCGACCCGCGCCACGCATAGCGGCAACAAGATCCGCAACAGTCTGAATCGGCCGTTAGTGGACGAGAGGGCTGATCTACACGCGTCTGTCACCAGGTCGAAGGAGTTGCTCGAGCGGTTTGGCCGCCCACTCACGCTGTGTTGTGCATCGACCGACGGTCGTTTTCGGGCGGCTCGAGGCGTCTTCGGCGTAGATCGAGTTAATCGTCCACGGGCAGGTATCGAGGGTGTCAGTCACACCCGCGGCTCGGAGAGTTTTGCACCTTTTCGGGTAAACACCGAAGAATTGCTTACAGAGCGCCTCTTACAAGGGAATAGCTGATAGGGAGGTGTAGTTCATGACGCAGAACTACTCTCGCCGTTCTGTATTGCAGCTCGCAGGTGCTGGGTCCGTGGCTTCGCTCGCCGGCTGTGCCGGATCGGGTTCCAATGGCAACAGCAGCAGCGCCGTTCGGATCTCCGGCGGTGTCGGGCCGCTGCCAATGGTCGAAGTCTGGGCGGACATGTACGAAGACCAAACCGGCGTGACGTTCGACATCTCCGGTGGCGGCACCGGGGTCGGCGTCTCCGACCTGTTCAACGGACAGGTCGACGTGGCGATGATGGGCCGTGACCCCGACGAGGAGGAACTCGAGGAGGGACTGATCGCCGTTCCGATGCTCATCGACACCGTCGTCGGGACGGTCAACGTCGACAACCCCGTCTACGACGAACTCCGCGAGAACGGGCTGACCCGCGAGGACCTCGAGGCGATCTTCACCCGGGAGATCACCAACTGGGGCGACGTCGCCGACGCCGACGTCGACGAGGAGATCACCGTCTACGGCCGCTCTGACTCGTCGGCTGCCTACCAGCAGTGGGGTGACTTCCTTGGCGGTGACGGTGACAAACACACCGAAAGCGAACTCGAGAACCTCGCCGACGCCAACCACAATGGCGACCAGTCGGTCGCAGAGGCCATCGGAAGAAACGAGAACGCCGTTTCGCTGAACAACATCAACTACGTCTACGACCTCGGAAGCGGCGAACTCGAAAGCGACGTTCGCCCGATTCCGCTCGATATCGACGGCGACGGACTCTCCGAGGACGAAGACTTCTATGAGACCCGTGACGAATTCCTCGAGGCCGTCGAGGCGGGTATCTATCCGGCACCGCCAGCCCGCGAGATGTTCCTCGCCGCCGACGACGGGTTCGAAGACGAGGCCTACGACTTCGTCGAGTGGGTGCTCACCGACGGTCAGGAGTACGTCTCCGAGAACGGCTACGTCCCGCTCGAGGAGGACCGACTCGAGGAGGCGCTGGAGAAGCTGGCCGAGGGGCCGTGAACTGAACGATGGCCAGTTCGACGGAACCGACTGAAACCAGCGGAGGCCACTCCGGCCGGCTCGCCAGCCGACTGCGCCGGGAGCGGGTGAGCAGTTACTGGTTCGCCGGTGCCGGCTACTTCGCCATCGCGCTGTTCGGGTTGATCGTTCTGACGCTGGTGTATCAGTCGCTGCCGTTACTCTCGGAGTTTTCGATCGTTCAGATGCTGACCTCTTCACAGTGGGACCCCGCCCAGCAGGAGTTCGGTTTCCTGCCCGCGATCGTGGGGACGATCTACGTCACGATCCTTTCGATGGCGATGGGCACTCCCATCGCGATTCTCGCGGCGATCTACATCGCCGAGTTCGCCGAGGGGCGGACGAAAACGCTCGTCTCGTCGTTCATCGACGTGCTCGCGGCGATTCCCAGCGTCATCTTCGGGCTCGTCGCGCTGATCGTTGTCGTCCCGTTCGTCGGCGACTACCTCGCGCCTGCAGTCGGCTCGAGCGCAACCGGCCTGGGAATCTTCACCGTCAGCCTGGTGATGGCCATCGTCGTCACGCCGTTTATGATCTCGCTGTCGGTCGAGTCGCTCGAGTCGCTGCCCGATGAGCTTCGGGAGTCCTCACTCGGCGTCGGCGCGACCCAGTGGGAGACGATCCGATCGGTTCTGCTTCGGGCTGCCGGTCCCGGCATCTTCTCGGCAGTTTTGCTCGGGTTTGGCCGCGTCTTCGGTGCGACGATCGTTCCCGCCATGCTGATCGGCGGCCAGACGCAGATTCCCGACTCGCTCTTTGCGACGGGCCAGACGTTGCCGACGCTGATCGTCAACGACTTCGGCGAACTGATGAGCCTGCCGCTGACCCAGTCGGCGCTGATCTTCGTCGGGCTCACGCTCGTCATCGTCGTCTGGCTGTTCAATTTCAGCGCGATGTACGTCCGCAAGCGTCTCAAACGGAGGTGGCAGTACTGATGGACCGATACGCCAAACAGCGGCTGTTCGGCGCACTCACCCGCGGGGCGGCCGCACTGGTCGTCGCCGTGATGGCGCTGGTCGTCGCCGTGACGATCGCCCGTGGCGGGTTCGTCTTCATCACCGATCCCGCTATCGCCGTCACACCGCCAGGTTCCCGATACATGCTCGAGGCCGACGGCGGGTTCTTACACGCCGTCCTCGGGAGTATCCTGATCGTCGGCCCCGCGACAGTCGTCTCCGCACTGCTCGCGGTCTCGACGGCGATCTACCTCCAGAGTGACTACTCGAGCGAACGGTTCGCCGAGTCGGTGAACATGTTCCTGAACGTGCTCTGGGCGACGCCACCGATCGTCTACGGCGTGTTCGTCCTCACGGTAGTCATCGCGGTCGGCGCTCGAACGAGCCTGTTCTTCGGGATCATCGCCATCGCGATCTTCCAGTATCCGATCATGACGCGCTACACCGACGAGGCGTTACGATCGAGCCCCGAGTCGGTGAAAGCGACGACCTACGGCCTGGGTGCGACCCGGTTCGAGACCGCACGAATAACTGTCCGCGCCGCACTGCCGGGCGTCGTCGCCGGAATCATCATGGGCTTCGCCCGCGGGATCGGCGACGCCGCAACGGTGTTGTTCACCGCCGGCCGGAGCACGAACATGCCCGCTGGCCTCTTCGAACCAGCGACGACGCTGCCCGTGCTTATCTTCGACCAGGCGATGTCGTTCAACGCCGACGTCAGGTCTCACGCCTACGCGGCGTCGTTCGTCCTCATCGTCGCCGTGTTGGGCTTGATCGTCGTCTCGAGACTGCTCGCCGGACGCTACGCACGATACGCACCAGGAGGACGCCACTCATGACAGACGCTGCACTCACCACCGACACCCTCGCCGTAACGTACACCGGAAACCGCCGCGTCGAAGCGGTCAAAGGCGTCAGCCTCGAGTTTCCGCGAAACCAGCTGACCGCCATCATCGGCCCCTCGGGCTGTGGGAAGTCGACGCTGCTCAAATCGCTCAACCGACTCCACGAGATTCAGCCGAACGTCGAGATCAGCGGCGACGTCACGCTGAACGGGCGGTCCGTCTACGACACCGACGACCCCATCCCGGAGATCAGAAAACGCATCGGCTACGTTCCACAGGAGCCGACGCCGCTACCGCTATCGATCTACGAGAACGTCGCTTACGGGCTTCGAATCCACGGTGAGTTCGAGTCGGACGCCGACTTAGACGACCGCGTGGAACGCTATCTCCGGAAGGTCAACCTCTGGGAAGAAGTCGAAGACCGACTCGACGCACCGGGCGCGGAACTCTCGAGGGGGCAGATCCAGCGGCTCTGTCTCGCTCGCTCGCTGGCCGTCGAACCCGAGGTGTTGCTCTGTGACGAGGTGACGTCGGCGCTCGACCCCGTCTCCGCCGAAACCGTCGAGGAGACGCTCGCCGACCTCAAATCGGAGTACACGATCGTCATGGTCACCCACAGTATGGACCAGGCCAGACGCCTCGCCGACGAGATCGTGTTTCTCTATCTCGGCGAGGTCGTCGAGACCAACGATGCGACGTCGTTCTTCGAGAATCCCCAGGCCGAACGCACGAAAGAGTTCGTCGCCGGCCACGGTGTCGCCGTCCCCGACGATTCAGACGACGAGCAAAGCGAAAAGCCGTCAGTCACACCCGAACAGTAGGCAGGTCATGACATCCTCCTCGGCGTAAACGCCGAGGGTTCCTCTCGCGTGGGGTCGGGCGGTCCGACCCTACCGGAGGCAAGATTCCCTTTCTCAGGTACTCCGGTTTGCACGCAAGCCGTCAGTCCCGTGAGGGAGTGGTGTGCTTGGAGATCCGCTTGGCCCGTGCGGGCGGTGCCATCCACCTGACTTGGACTTGCATCCGAGATAGCGTACGCGGGGTGTAGACTGCGGACGATCAGTCGTCGTCTGCCGTCGTACCTGTTTGGCCGCCTGCGGCCGCCTCGGCGTCGGTTTGTGTCTCGAATCGCGCGAGTTGCGACTGGAGATCGGCCGCTCGGTCGGCGAGTGACGCCGAACTGGTCGCGATCTGCTGAATCGCGCTCGCTTGTTCTTCGGAGGCTGCAGAGACGTTTTGAGCTTCTTCTGCGGTTTGGTCGCTAACTGCCGCGACGTCGTCGACGGTCTCTGCGACCTCTTGGGCTGATGCCGCCTGATCGCTCGTCGCGTCGTCGATCGTCTGGATACCTGTATTCGTCTCGTCGATCCGCTCGACGATCTGCTCGAAGGATTCGACGGTGTTGTCGATGGTCTCACGACCGTCGACGACGCCGGATTGCATCTCCTCGAGGTCCGCTGCGACAGACTCGGTGGAGGACTCGACGGCGTCGATCAGACGTTCAACCTCGGTGGTCGCTTCCGCAGTCTCCTCTGCGAGCGACTTTACCTCGTTTGCGACGACGGCGAATCCGTCGCCGTCCTCGTTCGCCGCCGCGGCCTCGATCGAGGCGTTGATCGCGAGCAGGTTCGTTTCGTCCGCGATGTCGTCGATCAGCTCGACGACCTCACCGATTCGTTCGACTTCGTCCCGAAGCGCCGACATCTCCTCGACCGTCTCCGTCGCTTTCGACTCGATCGCATCCATCGTCCGGATGGCATCGTCGGCTTTCTCCGTCCCCTGCTGGCCCATTTGCTCGGCCTGGGCCGATTGTTCGGCAACGGTCTCGGACATCGACGTGATCTCTTCGATCGTCGCCGAAAGATCGCTCATCTCCGTCGCCGCCGTTGCAAGTCGGTCGTTCTGTCGATCGGTACCCGCCGAAATCTCCTCTGTACTCTCGGCGACTGCCGTACTCGACTCTTCGATCTCACGGGTCGCGACAGTCATCTCGGCACTCTTCGCCTCGACTTCGCCAGCTAGCGCCTGAACGTCGGTCACTACCGTCTCGATGTCTTCGATCATCCGATTTAACGCCTCGCCGATTTCAGCCATCGCCCGACTCTCACTCGCCGTGTCGAGTCGACGCGTCAGATCCCCGTCGGCGACGGCCTCGATCGTCTCGCTGTACTCGGCCGCTTTCTCCTCGAGGTGGCGACTCAACGTTTCCGCCTCGGCTTTGGCCTGCTGGGCTTCGGCCTGGGCAGTTTCGGCTTCCTGCTTTGCCTCTCGAGCCCGCTCGCGTTCCTGTTCGGCCTCTTCGGCCCGGTGTTCGACTTCCGAGAGCTGCTCGCGCAGCGTGTCGCGAATCCGCTCGAACAGCGCCGACAGCTGGCCGAACTCGTCGGTCCGCGACTGGCTGATCTCGACCTCGAGGTTGCCGCGTTCGATCGCCTCGGCGTACTCGGTGACGTTGCCGAGTGAGTTATTGATGTCTCTCGAAATCAGTCCGCCAACGACGACGAAGCCGACGACCGTGACCCCGAGCAACAGGAGGATGCTCTGTCGAACGTCGTCGACGGTGCCGTACACCGTCGACTCAGGGGCAAGAACGGTCACACCCCAGTCGAGTTCTTGTGTGGGGACCGTCACGGCGACAACCGACTCTTCCTCGACCAGGTCGTGGTCGACGGTCGCTTCGTCCATCCGCGGTTGCTCGAGGTCGCCCTCGAGTTCCGGGATCGACTCGAGCAGTTGATACTCCTCGAGTAAGCTGTCCGTATCCGGTGAGGTAGTCAACTTGCCCGTCTCTACCGAGTAAATTTCCATGACACCGCCGTCGACGGGGGCCTCTAACAACTGTCCGCGCTCGGTGATATCACTCGTAA of Natrarchaeobaculum sulfurireducens contains these proteins:
- a CDS encoding PstA family ABC transporter permease, which gives rise to MDRYAKQRLFGALTRGAAALVVAVMALVVAVTIARGGFVFITDPAIAVTPPGSRYMLEADGGFLHAVLGSILIVGPATVVSALLAVSTAIYLQSDYSSERFAESVNMFLNVLWATPPIVYGVFVLTVVIAVGARTSLFFGIIAIAIFQYPIMTRYTDEALRSSPESVKATTYGLGATRFETARITVRAALPGVVAGIIMGFARGIGDAATVLFTAGRSTNMPAGLFEPATTLPVLIFDQAMSFNADVRSHAYAASFVLIVAVLGLIVVSRLLAGRYARYAPGGRHS
- a CDS encoding YeiH family protein gives rise to the protein MSARRLLPGIAVLCLGALLARGIADLAGPNHLLVAIALGFVLGNVVGVPDRLAPGIATHKLWLGAGIVLLGASLSLEAVLEVGGPVLAVVVGVTGLTLVLVEVLARNVFGLANRLSSLLAAGASICGVSAVVAVAGIVRAREGQIAYAAATVLLFDAITIVVYPIVGELLGLSGIVFGIWAGVSMFSTGPVVAVGFAHSDVAGQWATMTKLTRNALIGVVVLAYASYYARSGSSSASDGRSLGLLWAEFPKFVLGFLALAVLSSLGAFSPDQQASIENAYGWLFLLAFVGLGTEIRLATLRNTGSTPVVVVLVAFLVASALSLGVLTVLF
- a CDS encoding methyl-accepting chemotaxis protein translates to MSVGYVTLGDVQTSVEDETEETLQSAAEAEASEIDGLLAGRNDEAARMSTSRSVVEGDEDAMRAEFENYFEHASETTNAVHYVDLEAGVIELSTDTAREGEEIDSEVQTWAIDPDEFDGADDARAFEPYALGDENLIGFVSPVDGQESHVIVITSDITERGQLLEAPVDGGVMEIYSVETGKLTTSPDTDSLLEEYQLLESIPELEGDLEQPRMDEATVDHDLVEEESVVAVTVPTQELDWGVTVLAPESTVYGTVDDVRQSILLLLGVTVVGFVVVGGLISRDINNSLGNVTEYAEAIERGNLEVEISQSRTDEFGQLSALFERIRDTLREQLSEVEHRAEEAEQERERAREAKQEAETAQAEAQQAKAEAETLSRHLEEKAAEYSETIEAVADGDLTRRLDTASESRAMAEIGEALNRMIEDIETVVTDVQALAGEVEAKSAEMTVATREIEESSTAVAESTEEISAGTDRQNDRLATAATEMSDLSATIEEITSMSETVAEQSAQAEQMGQQGTEKADDAIRTMDAIESKATETVEEMSALRDEVERIGEVVELIDDIADETNLLAINASIEAAAANEDGDGFAVVANEVKSLAEETAEATTEVERLIDAVESSTESVAADLEEMQSGVVDGRETIDNTVESFEQIVERIDETNTGIQTIDDATSDQAASAQEVAETVDDVAAVSDQTAEEAQNVSAASEEQASAIQQIATSSASLADRAADLQSQLARFETQTDAEAAAGGQTGTTADDD
- a CDS encoding PstS family phosphate ABC transporter substrate-binding protein; translation: MTQNYSRRSVLQLAGAGSVASLAGCAGSGSNGNSSSAVRISGGVGPLPMVEVWADMYEDQTGVTFDISGGGTGVGVSDLFNGQVDVAMMGRDPDEEELEEGLIAVPMLIDTVVGTVNVDNPVYDELRENGLTREDLEAIFTREITNWGDVADADVDEEITVYGRSDSSAAYQQWGDFLGGDGDKHTESELENLADANHNGDQSVAEAIGRNENAVSLNNINYVYDLGSGELESDVRPIPLDIDGDGLSEDEDFYETRDEFLEAVEAGIYPAPPAREMFLAADDGFEDEAYDFVEWVLTDGQEYVSENGYVPLEEDRLEEALEKLAEGP
- the pstC gene encoding phosphate ABC transporter permease subunit PstC, giving the protein MASSTEPTETSGGHSGRLASRLRRERVSSYWFAGAGYFAIALFGLIVLTLVYQSLPLLSEFSIVQMLTSSQWDPAQQEFGFLPAIVGTIYVTILSMAMGTPIAILAAIYIAEFAEGRTKTLVSSFIDVLAAIPSVIFGLVALIVVVPFVGDYLAPAVGSSATGLGIFTVSLVMAIVVTPFMISLSVESLESLPDELRESSLGVGATQWETIRSVLLRAAGPGIFSAVLLGFGRVFGATIVPAMLIGGQTQIPDSLFATGQTLPTLIVNDFGELMSLPLTQSALIFVGLTLVIVVWLFNFSAMYVRKRLKRRWQY
- a CDS encoding phosphate ABC transporter ATP-binding protein, producing the protein MTDAALTTDTLAVTYTGNRRVEAVKGVSLEFPRNQLTAIIGPSGCGKSTLLKSLNRLHEIQPNVEISGDVTLNGRSVYDTDDPIPEIRKRIGYVPQEPTPLPLSIYENVAYGLRIHGEFESDADLDDRVERYLRKVNLWEEVEDRLDAPGAELSRGQIQRLCLARSLAVEPEVLLCDEVTSALDPVSAETVEETLADLKSEYTIVMVTHSMDQARRLADEIVFLYLGEVVETNDATSFFENPQAERTKEFVAGHGVAVPDDSDDEQSEKPSVTPEQ